One window of the Candidatus Edwardsbacteria bacterium RifOxyA12_full_54_48 genome contains the following:
- a CDS encoding sugar ABC transporter ATP-binding protein: MAEVLLENLTKVYDKKVTAVSRVDLKIKNGEFLVLVGPSGCGKTTILRMIAGLEEITEGKVYIDSAVVNDVAPKDRNVAMVFQNYALYPHMTVFDNIAFGLKMAKMDKALIKEKVARTAEMLDMGKYLDRKPKALSGGQRQRVALARAIVKSPKVFLFDEPLSNLDAQLRTQTRAELKRLQQQLNTTAIYVTHDRTEAMTLGDRIAVIKDGRLHQVGEPLAIYNDPADLFVANFIGTPGINLIPGELTAAAGKLGFKNKQLSKELPHISAGAENGTPVLLGVRPENVSLVKEGEGFKTVVDLVEQLGGESLIYTTSPDGYKVIARSFGNVKLEQNSHISLDFKSSEAHLFRESDGQRVR, translated from the coding sequence ATGGCTGAAGTATTACTTGAGAATTTGACCAAGGTATATGACAAAAAGGTCACGGCGGTAAGCCGGGTGGATCTGAAGATCAAGAACGGGGAATTCCTGGTTCTGGTGGGCCCGTCGGGCTGCGGCAAGACCACCATCCTAAGGATGATCGCCGGATTGGAGGAGATCACCGAAGGTAAGGTTTATATCGATAGTGCTGTGGTCAACGATGTCGCCCCTAAGGACCGCAACGTGGCCATGGTCTTTCAGAATTACGCCCTTTATCCCCACATGACGGTGTTCGACAACATCGCCTTCGGGCTGAAGATGGCCAAGATGGACAAGGCCCTGATCAAGGAGAAGGTGGCCCGGACCGCCGAGATGCTGGACATGGGAAAATACCTGGACCGCAAACCCAAGGCCCTGTCCGGCGGCCAGCGCCAGAGGGTGGCCCTGGCCCGGGCCATCGTCAAATCGCCCAAGGTCTTTTTGTTCGACGAGCCGCTGTCCAACCTGGACGCCCAGCTCAGGACCCAGACCCGGGCCGAATTGAAGCGGCTCCAGCAGCAGCTTAACACTACCGCCATCTACGTCACCCATGACCGCACCGAGGCCATGACCCTGGGCGATAGGATAGCGGTGATCAAGGACGGACGGCTGCACCAGGTGGGCGAGCCCCTGGCCATCTACAACGACCCGGCCGACCTGTTCGTGGCCAATTTCATCGGCACCCCGGGGATCAACCTGATCCCGGGAGAGCTGACGGCCGCCGCCGGCAAATTAGGCTTCAAGAACAAGCAGCTATCCAAGGAGCTGCCGCATATCTCCGCCGGGGCGGAGAACGGCACCCCGGTTTTGCTGGGAGTACGGCCGGAGAACGTATCGCTGGTAAAGGAAGGGGAGGGATTCAAGACCGTGGTGGACCTGGTGGAGCAGCTGGGGGGTGAATCGCTGATCTACACCACCTCGCCAGACGGATACAAGGTCATCGCCCGGAGCTTCGGCAATGTCAAGCTGGAGCAGAACAGCCACATCAGCCTGGATTTCAAATCTTCCGAGGCCCATCTTTTCAGGGAGTCCGACGGGCAGAGGGTAAGATAG
- a CDS encoding YicC family protein, translated as MIKSMTGYGRAESTLNGSRLTLEIRSVNNRFTDFGIRLPRAFASLEPEVKKFLQKRIARGSVSLTATYNGGEAPDLPELDLRSADHFYKLLNTLRKRYRIKDPVELEDICHFSEIFRSRQAPLSQGKAWSGLQVCLKKALDDFDRMRIREGSALAADLRKNIAELKKSLSSIEKLAPLRIRQFRDKFAQRLKKISQGTALDPQRLMQEAAVYADRCDISEECVRFASHIKAFEEYLDTSQPVGRRLDFLLQEINREANTIGSKANDDKISQLVVRIKENLEKMREQAQNVE; from the coding sequence ATGATAAAAAGCATGACCGGATACGGCCGGGCGGAGTCCACCCTTAACGGCTCCCGCCTGACCCTGGAAATACGCTCGGTGAACAACCGCTTCACCGACTTCGGCATCAGGCTGCCCCGGGCCTTCGCCAGCCTGGAGCCGGAGGTCAAGAAGTTTCTGCAGAAGCGCATCGCCCGCGGCTCGGTCAGCCTGACCGCCACCTACAACGGGGGCGAAGCCCCCGACCTGCCGGAGCTGGATCTCCGCAGCGCCGATCATTTCTACAAACTGCTCAACACCCTGCGCAAGCGCTACCGGATAAAGGACCCGGTGGAGCTGGAGGACATCTGCCACTTCTCCGAGATATTCAGGAGCCGTCAGGCCCCGCTGTCGCAGGGCAAGGCCTGGTCCGGACTGCAGGTCTGCCTGAAGAAGGCCCTGGACGATTTTGACCGCATGAGGATTCGCGAGGGCTCGGCCCTGGCGGCCGATCTCCGCAAGAACATCGCCGAGCTGAAAAAGAGCCTTTCGTCCATCGAGAAGCTGGCCCCCTTGAGGATCCGGCAGTTCCGCGACAAGTTCGCCCAGCGCCTTAAAAAGATCTCCCAGGGAACGGCCCTGGACCCCCAGCGGCTGATGCAGGAGGCGGCGGTCTACGCCGACCGGTGCGATATCAGCGAGGAGTGCGTCCGCTTCGCCAGCCATATCAAGGCCTTTGAGGAATATCTGGACACCTCCCAGCCGGTGGGCCGGCGGCTGGACTTCCTGCTGCAGGAGATCAACCGCGAGGCCAACACCATCGGCTCCAAGGCCAACGACGACAAGATATCCCAGCTGGTGGTCCGGATAAAGGAGAACCTGGAGAAAATGAGGGAACAAGCCCAGAACGTGGAATAA
- a CDS encoding guanylate kinase yields the protein MHNLTRQGFPIILSAPSGAGKTSLCRKVVERHPEIVYSISVTSRPPRPNEKHGQDYHFVSAADFEEMLESDALVEWAMVHDNYYGTPRKDISGQLEQGRDVIMDIDTVGARSVKKTYPQAISIFVIPPSIEALKQRLMSRATDSDEVISKRLNKARLEMEQIGDFDYWLVNDDLNQAIDAVVAIIRAERLRLSRYNKDEIIKII from the coding sequence ATGCATAACCTGACACGCCAGGGGTTTCCCATAATACTCTCCGCCCCGTCCGGGGCGGGCAAGACCAGCCTGTGCCGCAAGGTGGTGGAGAGGCACCCCGAGATCGTCTACTCCATATCGGTGACCTCCCGGCCGCCCCGCCCCAACGAAAAACACGGGCAGGACTATCATTTCGTGTCGGCGGCCGATTTCGAGGAGATGCTGGAGAGCGACGCTCTGGTGGAGTGGGCCATGGTCCACGATAATTATTACGGCACCCCCCGCAAGGACATCTCGGGCCAGCTGGAGCAGGGGCGGGACGTGATCATGGACATCGATACCGTGGGGGCCCGGTCGGTCAAGAAGACATACCCCCAGGCGATCAGCATCTTCGTGATCCCGCCCTCCATCGAGGCCCTGAAGCAGAGGCTGATGAGCCGGGCCACCGACAGCGACGAGGTGATCAGCAAGCGGCTGAACAAGGCCCGGCTGGAGATGGAGCAGATCGGCGATTTCGACTACTGGCTGGTCAATGACGACCTCAACCAGGCCATCGATGCGGTGGTAGCCATCATCCGGGCCGAGCGGCTCAGGCTTTCCAGGTACAACAAGGACGAGATCATAAAAATAATATAA
- a CDS encoding DNA-directed RNA polymerase subunit omega, with amino-acid sequence MAFIPIEELSEGMENKYMAVLVAAKEARRLNDKRRMGRMDMALKPISLALERLRDHKVEFHGND; translated from the coding sequence ATGGCTTTCATTCCCATCGAAGAACTGAGCGAAGGCATGGAGAACAAATACATGGCGGTCCTGGTGGCCGCCAAGGAGGCCCGGCGCCTCAACGACAAACGGAGGATGGGCCGGATGGACATGGCCCTGAAGCCCATCTCGCTGGCCCTGGAGCGGCTGAGGGACCACAAGGTGGAATTCCACGGCAATGACTAA
- a CDS encoding uracil-DNA glycosylase has product MARYQKEISGCAKCPLSKTRTNFVFGDGDPKADMVFVGEAPGHDENLQGKPFVGAAGQLLTKIIEAIKLDRSQVYICNILKCRPPGNRNPEPREIEMCEPYLIRQLELIKPKVICALGTFAAQTLLKNTTPISKLRGQIHYYHDIKLVPTFHPAALLRNPAWKRQTWEDVQLVRKIYDQERSDGR; this is encoded by the coding sequence CTGGCCCGGTACCAAAAAGAGATCTCCGGCTGCGCCAAATGCCCGCTGTCCAAAACCCGCACCAACTTCGTTTTCGGCGACGGGGATCCCAAAGCCGACATGGTCTTCGTGGGCGAGGCCCCGGGCCATGATGAGAATCTGCAGGGAAAACCCTTTGTGGGCGCCGCCGGGCAGCTGCTGACCAAGATCATCGAGGCCATCAAGCTGGACCGCTCCCAGGTATATATCTGCAACATTCTCAAGTGCCGCCCGCCGGGCAACCGCAATCCGGAGCCCCGGGAGATCGAGATGTGCGAGCCCTATCTGATCAGGCAGCTGGAGCTGATAAAACCCAAGGTGATCTGTGCCCTGGGCACCTTCGCCGCCCAGACCCTGCTGAAAAACACCACCCCGATCTCAAAACTGCGGGGCCAGATCCACTACTATCATGATATAAAACTGGTGCCGACCTTCCATCCGGCGGCCCTGCTGCGGAACCCGGCCTGGAAGAGGCAGACCTGGGAGGACGTCCAATTGGTAAGAAAGATATACGATCAGGAAAGGTCCGATGGCCGATAG
- a CDS encoding replicative DNA helicase has product MADSNNMIERLPPQSQDAEMAVLGSMLLSPEAVSRSVEIISDEENFYSSAHRKIFRGIINLYEKNQPADLVTVADELRRLKWLDDAGGPVYLTRLVESVATAANVDYYARIVLEKAVVRRLINSATQIVSSCYEASETAEELLDRAEQLIFSIKEKRLRKHLMPLGSFIKDSFEMVEKMYKEKRHITGVETGFADLDEMTSGMQKGDLIIVGARPSVGKTAFALNIAQHAAITNKIPVAVFSLEMSKEQLVIRLLCSEARVPGHKVRSGYLSQQDFTKLVSAAGLLHEAPIYIDESSSSSPLEIRAKARRLKSEVDLGLIIVDYLQLMRGSNYRSENRQQEISEISRSLKALAKELDVPVMALSQLSRISEQRGQDSRPILSDLRESGAIEQDADVVLFLHRQKGVYKDKEERSQSEQTDADSAELIIAKQRNGPTGKFNLTFLKEYTRFENQTQEQRTDPF; this is encoded by the coding sequence ATGGCCGATAGCAACAACATGATAGAGAGGCTGCCGCCCCAGTCGCAGGACGCCGAGATGGCGGTGCTGGGCTCGATGCTGTTGTCGCCCGAGGCCGTCTCCCGGTCGGTGGAGATCATCAGCGACGAGGAGAATTTCTACTCCTCGGCCCACCGCAAGATATTCCGGGGCATCATCAACCTCTACGAGAAGAACCAGCCGGCCGACCTGGTGACGGTGGCCGACGAACTGCGGCGCCTTAAGTGGCTGGACGACGCCGGGGGGCCGGTCTACCTCACCCGTCTGGTGGAGAGCGTGGCCACCGCGGCCAATGTCGATTATTACGCCCGGATCGTGCTGGAGAAGGCGGTGGTGCGCCGGCTGATCAACTCCGCCACCCAGATCGTTTCCTCCTGCTACGAGGCCAGCGAGACCGCCGAGGAATTATTGGACCGCGCCGAACAGCTGATATTCTCCATCAAGGAAAAGCGCCTTCGCAAGCATCTGATGCCGCTGGGCTCCTTCATCAAGGACAGCTTCGAGATGGTGGAGAAGATGTACAAGGAGAAGCGGCACATCACCGGGGTGGAGACCGGTTTTGCCGACCTGGACGAGATGACCTCCGGCATGCAGAAGGGGGACCTGATCATCGTCGGGGCCCGCCCCTCGGTGGGGAAGACCGCTTTCGCCCTGAACATCGCCCAGCATGCCGCCATAACCAACAAGATACCGGTGGCGGTATTCAGCCTGGAGATGTCCAAGGAACAGCTGGTCATCCGCCTGCTGTGCTCCGAGGCCCGGGTGCCGGGGCATAAGGTGCGCAGCGGCTATCTCTCCCAGCAGGATTTTACCAAGCTGGTTTCGGCCGCCGGCCTGCTGCATGAGGCCCCGATATACATCGACGAGAGTTCCAGCTCCAGCCCCCTGGAGATCAGGGCCAAGGCCCGGCGCCTGAAGTCCGAGGTGGACCTGGGGCTGATCATCGTGGATTACCTCCAGCTGATGCGGGGCTCCAATTACCGCTCCGAGAACCGCCAGCAGGAGATCTCCGAGATATCCCGTTCCCTCAAGGCCCTGGCCAAGGAGCTGGATGTCCCGGTGATGGCCCTCTCCCAGCTGTCCCGCATCTCCGAACAGCGGGGCCAGGACTCCCGCCCCATCCTGTCCGACCTGCGCGAGTCGGGGGCCATCGAGCAGGACGCCGATGTGGTGCTGTTCCTGCACCGCCAGAAGGGCGTCTACAAGGACAAGGAGGAACGGAGCCAGTCCGAGCAGACGGACGCCGACAGCGCCGAGCTGATAATCGCCAAGCAGAGGAACGGCCCCACCGGCAAGTTCAACCTGACCTTCCTCAAGGAGTACACCCGGTTCGAGAACCAGACCCAGGAGCAGAGGACCGATCCGTTCTAA
- a CDS encoding ABC transporter ATP-binding protein: protein MIEISNIYKSFNSKQVLAGVDLSINTGETMVIIGGSGCGKSVLLRHIIGLMQPDKGSIKIDGTELAHIRKNELFALRKRLGMLFQGAALFDSLTVAENVGLGLKEHSEYSAEQISGIVNKKLELVGMSGTGGLMPAELSGGMKKRVGLARAIAMDPEYILYDEPTTGLDPIMADKINDLIIDLRNKMTLTSIAVTHDMVSASKIADRIAMLHQGRIIFCGTPEEIKGSPDQRVQRFINGEAD, encoded by the coding sequence ATGATCGAGATATCCAACATATACAAATCCTTCAACTCCAAGCAGGTGCTGGCCGGGGTGGACCTGTCTATCAACACCGGGGAGACCATGGTGATCATCGGCGGGTCGGGCTGCGGCAAGAGCGTCCTGCTGCGCCATATCATCGGGCTGATGCAGCCGGATAAGGGATCCATCAAAATTGACGGCACCGAGCTGGCCCATATCAGAAAAAATGAATTGTTCGCCCTGCGGAAGCGCCTGGGTATGTTGTTTCAGGGGGCGGCCCTGTTCGATTCGCTGACGGTGGCCGAGAACGTGGGGCTGGGGCTCAAGGAGCATTCGGAATATTCGGCCGAGCAGATATCCGGCATCGTCAATAAAAAGCTGGAGCTGGTGGGCATGTCCGGCACCGGCGGCCTGATGCCGGCCGAGCTCTCCGGCGGGATGAAGAAGCGGGTGGGGCTGGCCCGGGCCATCGCCATGGACCCGGAATACATCCTCTACGACGAGCCCACCACCGGGCTGGATCCCATCATGGCCGACAAGATCAACGATCTGATCATCGACCTTCGGAACAAGATGACGCTGACCTCGATAGCGGTCACCCACGACATGGTCAGCGCCTCCAAGATCGCCGACCGGATCGCCATGCTGCATCAGGGCAGGATCATCTTCTGCGGCACCCCGGAGGAGATAAAAGGATCGCCGGACCAAAGGGTCCAGCGGTTCATCAACGGCGAGGCCGATTAA
- a CDS encoding orotate phosphoribosyltransferase, whose product MLSNEDIKQILIKNQVLLDGHFLLTSGRHSRFYFEKFRVLQQPADAALFCRTIAEHLKGTDIDTVAGPTTGGIIIAFEVAREMGKKAIYAERTPDGRGFLRGMSLAKDEKVLVVDDVMTTGGSVLETIEAVKKAGAELKGVAVFIDRSAEKPDFGAPFFSLYHEKVETFDPENCPLCQQGIPLAKHGSSPKK is encoded by the coding sequence ATGCTCTCAAATGAAGATATAAAACAGATACTTATTAAAAATCAGGTTTTGCTGGACGGTCATTTCCTGTTGACCTCGGGCCGCCACAGCCGTTTCTATTTCGAGAAATTCCGGGTCCTCCAGCAGCCGGCCGACGCCGCCCTGTTCTGCCGGACCATTGCCGAGCATTTAAAAGGGACTGATATCGATACCGTGGCCGGCCCGACCACCGGCGGGATTATCATCGCCTTCGAGGTGGCCCGGGAGATGGGCAAAAAGGCCATTTATGCCGAGCGGACGCCGGACGGCCGGGGTTTCTTAAGAGGGATGTCCTTGGCCAAGGACGAAAAGGTGCTGGTGGTGGACGACGTGATGACCACCGGAGGCTCGGTTCTGGAGACCATTGAGGCGGTAAAAAAAGCCGGAGCGGAACTGAAAGGCGTGGCGGTGTTCATAGACCGCAGCGCCGAGAAACCGGATTTCGGGGCCCCCTTCTTCTCGTTGTATCACGAAAAGGTGGAGACCTTCGACCCTGAAAATTGTCCGCTGTGCCAGCAAGGGATACCGCTGGCCAAGCACGGCAGCAGCCCCAAGAAATAG
- a CDS encoding orotidine 5'-phosphate decarboxylase encodes MNISPRDRLIVALDVPDLKQAQNLIDRLGSSVNFYKVGNQLFTSCGPKIVELIKERGHQVFLDLKYHDIPNTVARAAQAAYELGVDMFNMHAMGGFSMMETAATTVTNSASSDKKTKPVMLGVTVLTSMDEATFQDVLGTPGRSIEEQVLHLARLSQSAGLDGVVASPHEIAMLRQELGSEFVILTPGIRPADSSSDDQKRFLTPGQAISTGADYLVVGRPITAAKDPADAATKIIKEIEDALK; translated from the coding sequence ATGAACATCTCCCCCCGCGACCGGCTGATAGTGGCCCTGGACGTGCCGGATCTGAAGCAGGCGCAGAATTTAATAGATCGGCTGGGCTCCTCGGTGAATTTTTACAAGGTGGGCAACCAGCTGTTCACCTCCTGTGGCCCCAAAATAGTCGAACTGATAAAAGAACGGGGACACCAGGTCTTTCTGGATCTCAAATACCACGACATCCCCAACACCGTGGCCCGGGCCGCCCAGGCGGCCTACGAACTGGGCGTCGATATGTTCAACATGCACGCCATGGGCGGGTTTTCCATGATGGAGACGGCGGCCACCACTGTCACCAATTCCGCCTCCAGCGATAAAAAGACCAAGCCCGTCATGCTGGGGGTGACGGTCCTGACCAGCATGGACGAGGCCACTTTCCAGGATGTGCTGGGCACTCCCGGACGGTCCATAGAGGAACAGGTGCTGCACCTGGCCCGCTTAAGCCAGAGCGCCGGGCTGGACGGCGTGGTAGCCTCGCCCCACGAGATAGCCATGCTGCGCCAGGAGCTGGGAAGCGAGTTTGTGATCCTGACGCCAGGCATACGCCCGGCCGACAGCTCCAGCGACGACCAGAAGCGATTCCTGACCCCGGGACAGGCCATCAGTACCGGGGCCGACTACCTGGTGGTGGGCCGCCCCATCACCGCGGCTAAAGATCCGGCCGACGCCGCCACAAAGATAATCAAGGAGATCGAAGATGCTCTCAAATGA
- a CDS encoding dihydroorotate dehydrogenase B catalytic subunit translates to MKQLKNIDLRVSLAGLELKNPVIAASGTFGYGTEYSPLAKPGDFGAVITKTITLSPRAGNQPPRICETACGMLNSIGLANVGFEVFKKEKLPRLLGKGAVIIANIAGNTIEEYAQLAGKLDKITDIPALELNISCPNVRHGGIAFGTDPASAAALTKAVRRVYKKTLIVKLSPNVSDIAAIARAAEKAGADALSLINTLYGMAVDIRKRRPVLGNITGGLSGPAIKPVALYNLYKTYHSVKIPLIGLGGIMDHRDALEFMITGAAAVQIGTANFVNPSAAKDILAGMTGYCRENNLPRIKNLTGILKC, encoded by the coding sequence ATGAAGCAATTAAAAAACATCGACCTGCGGGTCAGCCTGGCCGGATTGGAGCTAAAAAATCCCGTCATTGCCGCCTCCGGCACTTTTGGCTACGGAACGGAATACTCCCCCTTGGCAAAACCCGGGGATTTCGGGGCCGTCATCACCAAGACCATCACCCTTTCCCCCCGGGCCGGCAACCAGCCGCCCCGGATCTGCGAGACGGCCTGCGGGATGCTCAATTCCATCGGGCTGGCCAACGTGGGGTTCGAGGTCTTTAAAAAAGAAAAGCTGCCGCGTCTGCTCGGAAAAGGTGCTGTGATCATCGCCAACATCGCCGGCAACACCATTGAAGAGTATGCCCAGCTGGCGGGAAAGCTGGATAAAATAACCGATATCCCGGCCCTGGAGTTGAACATCTCCTGCCCCAACGTCAGGCACGGCGGGATAGCCTTCGGCACCGACCCGGCCAGCGCCGCGGCCCTGACCAAAGCGGTCCGCCGGGTCTACAAAAAGACCCTGATAGTAAAGCTCAGCCCCAATGTCAGCGACATCGCCGCCATCGCCCGGGCGGCCGAGAAAGCCGGGGCCGACGCCCTGTCCCTGATCAACACCCTCTACGGCATGGCGGTGGACATAAGAAAACGCCGTCCGGTGCTGGGCAACATAACCGGGGGCCTTTCCGGGCCGGCCATCAAACCGGTGGCCCTGTACAATCTTTATAAGACCTACCATTCGGTAAAGATCCCGCTGATCGGCCTGGGCGGCATCATGGATCACCGGGATGCCCTGGAGTTCATGATCACCGGGGCCGCGGCGGTGCAGATAGGGACCGCCAATTTTGTCAACCCCTCGGCGGCCAAGGACATCCTGGCGGGAATGACAGGATACTGCCGGGAGAACAACCTCCCCAGAATTAAGAACCTTACCGGGATATTGAAATGCTGA